The Prosthecobacter sp. genome window below encodes:
- a CDS encoding S4 domain-containing protein gives MPEPVLTQRADKYLHHIRVFKTRTIATQACARGNVTIGGQPVKASRDLKPNDVLEVERGDLRLKLRVIAFSPQRLGASRVPEFSEDLTPPECYQKAAELRRERLLITPRAHEMVAKPDKKQLRELRKFWEEQGDA, from the coding sequence ATGCCCGAGCCTGTCCTGACCCAGCGTGCTGACAAGTACCTGCATCACATTCGCGTCTTCAAAACGCGAACCATCGCCACGCAAGCCTGCGCACGTGGCAATGTGACGATCGGGGGCCAGCCGGTGAAGGCGTCGCGGGATCTGAAGCCGAACGATGTGCTGGAAGTCGAGCGCGGCGACCTGCGGCTCAAGCTGCGCGTCATCGCCTTTTCACCCCAGCGCCTCGGCGCATCCCGTGTGCCGGAGTTCAGCGAAGACCTCACGCCGCCGGAGTGCTACCAAAAGGCGGCGGAGCTGAGACGCGAACGCTTGCTGATCACTCCGCGCGCGCATGAGATGGTCGCGAAGCCGGACAAGAAGCAACTGCGGGAACTGCGGAAGTTTTGGGAGGAGCAGGGAGATGCATGA
- a CDS encoding DNA-binding transcriptional regulator, which translates to MPARIPQVAILVDTSRSYGRDIVRGIRRYVAEQGPWSLYLEPRDLRSSFPDWLKNWQGEGILSRTVDETMLRQLKATKLPVIELRTTVLKHPFPFVGMDNSVIGARVAEHFRNRGFQRFACVLDVSEAFFIERSERFVEAAGGFGFDCPVFQSKRINWEQHQRDLVAWLRELPKPAGVFAVNDQLGFWVLDAARRAGIAVPEELAVVGAENDNMLCETASPPLSSLRLRGQVVGYDAARILDDWMTKKRIPKPGEKHLHLPGDIVVRQSSDIVAVEDPRIAAALRFIRQHATEEDIDVPRVAREVALSRTVLERRMKALIGRSPGEEINRLRFAAVEKLLTQTDLTLDAIAARCGFTHPQYMAGAFRKRKGITPGEFRKRAAV; encoded by the coding sequence ATGCCCGCCCGCATTCCGCAAGTCGCCATCCTCGTCGATACCTCGCGCTCGTATGGGCGTGACATCGTGCGCGGCATCCGGCGCTATGTGGCGGAGCAGGGGCCGTGGTCGTTGTATCTGGAGCCGCGGGATCTGCGCAGCAGCTTTCCAGACTGGCTCAAAAACTGGCAGGGCGAGGGCATTCTCTCGCGCACGGTCGATGAGACGATGCTGCGGCAGCTCAAGGCCACGAAGCTGCCAGTCATCGAGCTGCGCACCACGGTGCTGAAGCATCCGTTTCCGTTTGTCGGCATGGACAACAGCGTCATCGGCGCGCGTGTGGCCGAGCATTTTCGAAATCGCGGCTTCCAGCGCTTTGCGTGCGTGCTGGACGTGTCCGAGGCCTTCTTCATTGAACGCAGCGAGCGTTTCGTCGAGGCGGCGGGCGGATTTGGCTTCGACTGTCCGGTGTTTCAATCCAAGCGCATCAATTGGGAGCAGCATCAGCGTGATCTCGTCGCCTGGCTGCGCGAGCTGCCCAAACCGGCCGGTGTTTTTGCCGTGAACGACCAGCTCGGCTTCTGGGTGCTGGATGCCGCGCGGCGTGCAGGCATCGCCGTTCCGGAGGAACTCGCTGTCGTGGGCGCGGAGAATGACAACATGCTATGCGAGACCGCCTCTCCGCCGCTTTCCAGCCTGCGGCTGCGTGGGCAGGTCGTCGGTTACGATGCGGCGCGCATCCTTGACGACTGGATGACGAAGAAGCGCATCCCGAAGCCCGGCGAAAAGCACCTTCACCTGCCCGGCGACATCGTTGTGCGTCAGTCCAGCGACATCGTGGCCGTGGAAGATCCGCGCATCGCCGCCGCGCTGCGCTTCATCCGCCAGCATGCCACCGAGGAGGACATCGACGTGCCGCGTGTCGCGCGTGAAGTCGCGCTGTCACGCACCGTGCTGGAGCGCCGCATGAAAGCGCTCATCGGCCGCAGTCCCGGCGAGGAGATCAACCGCCTGCGCTTTGCTGCGGTGGAGAAACTTCTCACGCAGACCGATCTCACGCTCGATGCCATCGCCGCGCGCTGCGGCTTCACGCATCCGCAGTACATGGCCGGAGCCTTTCGGAAGCGGAAGGGGATCACGCCCGGCGAGTTTCGGAAGCGTGCGGCGGTGTGA
- a CDS encoding efflux transporter outer membrane subunit, with product MNNLRILCLTTSLTLASCNVGPNFKLPEVLMPTHWKNGGRASTADIPVPGEWWKLFGSSELNRLVDQALEGNQELRGALARVETARALVGTQQADWFPQLSMKNAMAYERLSQISFGANLPAGITLPETQRRRFQNFLELGWEFDLWGRVRRGVEASRASQFAAIETLSAQRLTLAAEVARLYFLTHSLDRQMQVVRSTQTWREEAVKLQESRFKGGLANEMDVARATTELELARNDYAVLERQRGNAENALAVICGEIPSTFRIASSANLPSPPKVPGGLPSTLLQRRPDIRAAEQKMREANAKVGVSKAAFFPAFSIVGSGGLESIGAAHFYDSRSRVLTIGPSMTLPMFQGGRLRANLKASKAAYDETLAGYRQSILVALQEVEDSMLDARAYAKQATALDAAIASSQETQRLAELRYQKGLASYFDVVDANRTVLNAKLLAAQVEGQRLIATVAMLKALGGGWK from the coding sequence ATGAACAACCTGAGAATCCTCTGCCTCACGACATCGTTGACGCTCGCCTCCTGCAACGTCGGGCCGAATTTCAAGCTGCCTGAGGTGCTGATGCCGACCCATTGGAAAAATGGCGGACGTGCGAGTACGGCGGACATTCCCGTTCCGGGCGAGTGGTGGAAGCTGTTTGGCTCCTCGGAACTCAACCGGCTGGTGGATCAGGCGCTGGAGGGCAACCAGGAGCTACGTGGCGCCCTGGCCCGGGTGGAGACGGCGCGTGCTCTCGTCGGCACACAGCAGGCGGACTGGTTCCCGCAGCTCAGCATGAAGAATGCCATGGCTTATGAGCGTCTGTCACAGATCTCGTTTGGCGCGAACCTGCCGGCGGGGATAACGCTGCCGGAAACGCAGCGCCGTCGCTTTCAAAACTTCCTGGAACTGGGCTGGGAGTTCGACCTGTGGGGGCGTGTGCGTCGTGGCGTGGAGGCTTCCCGCGCCTCGCAGTTTGCCGCGATCGAAACGCTCTCCGCACAGCGCCTGACCCTCGCGGCGGAAGTGGCGCGGTTGTATTTCCTGACGCATTCGCTGGACCGGCAGATGCAGGTCGTGCGCAGCACGCAGACCTGGCGTGAGGAGGCCGTCAAATTGCAGGAGTCACGCTTCAAAGGCGGTCTGGCGAACGAAATGGATGTGGCGCGTGCCACCACGGAGCTGGAACTCGCACGCAACGATTACGCCGTGCTGGAACGTCAGCGTGGCAATGCCGAAAATGCGCTGGCCGTCATCTGCGGTGAGATCCCATCGACCTTCCGCATTGCCAGCAGCGCGAACCTGCCATCGCCGCCAAAAGTGCCCGGCGGACTGCCTTCCACGCTGCTGCAACGGCGCCCCGACATCCGTGCGGCAGAGCAGAAGATGCGCGAGGCGAACGCCAAGGTCGGTGTGTCCAAGGCGGCGTTCTTTCCGGCGTTCAGCATCGTTGGCAGCGGCGGTCTGGAGAGCATCGGAGCGGCGCATTTCTATGATTCGCGCAGCAGGGTGCTCACCATCGGCCCCAGCATGACGCTGCCGATGTTCCAAGGCGGCAGGCTGCGTGCCAATTTGAAGGCGAGCAAGGCCGCTTACGATGAGACACTGGCCGGTTACCGCCAGAGCATCCTCGTCGCCCTCCAGGAAGTCGAAGACAGCATGCTCGACGCCCGTGCGTACGCCAAGCAGGCCACGGCGCTTGATGCGGCCATTGCCTCTTCCCAGGAGACGCAGCGGCTGGCCGAATTGCGCTATCAGAAAGGCCTGGCGAGTTACTTTGATGTCGTGGATGCGAACCGCACCGTGCTGAATGCGAAGCTGCTCGCCGCACAGGTCGAGGGCCAGCGCCTCATCGCCACCGTGGCGATGCTCAAGGCGCTCGGCGGCGGGTGGAAGTGA
- a CDS encoding FAD-dependent oxidoreductase, producing MKLSACFASLLVFGQLLTAAEHDVVIYGGTCAAVTAAVQVKKMGKSVIIVSPDKHLGGLSSGGLGFTDTGNKSVIGGLARDFYHRIYMHYQKPEAWVQQKKDQYGNKGQGTPAMDGENRTMWIFEPHAAEQVFEDYVKEFGLEVVRDEWLDRAKGVKKDGDKIVSITTLSGKTYVGKMFIDATYEGDLMAAAGVDYHVGREANSVYGEEHNGIQVGVLHHRHHFGAVKEKISPYKVPGDPKSGVLPRVSAADPGVKGEGDKRVQAYCFRSCYTTDPSNRIPFPKPEGYDASQYEILLRVLNTGWGEFFEKFDPIPNHKTDTNNHGPFSFDNIGMNYDYPEASYERRKEIIAEHRTYQQGLLWFVANDPRVPKKVQEELQTWGLPKDEFTDNGNWSHQLYIREARRMIGHYVMTENELRKKKPTPESVGMGSYTIDSHNVQRHITPEGLVQNEGDIGVSTNGPYEIAYGSLVPKKGQGSNLLVPVAMSATHIAYGSIRMEPVFMILGQSAATAAVLAIDGHLPVQQVPYAKLREQLVKDGQILVFSGPKSSRGVDAKTLKGIVLDDLDAKVTGDWKESGAAKNFIGDGYRHDNNTKDGQCSLRFEPKLTKTGTYRLQLAAPPNNNRASNAQVSVQHAGGVKELLINLKAPKEAEGVFWIDLGEYECGNDTAITISNAGADGYVVVDGVRWLPVEE from the coding sequence ATGAAACTCAGTGCCTGTTTTGCTTCCCTGTTGGTCTTCGGCCAGCTTCTCACTGCCGCCGAGCACGACGTCGTCATCTACGGCGGCACCTGCGCCGCCGTCACCGCCGCCGTGCAGGTGAAGAAGATGGGGAAGTCGGTGATCATCGTCTCGCCGGACAAGCATCTCGGTGGATTGAGCAGCGGCGGGCTGGGATTCACGGACACGGGGAACAAGTCCGTCATCGGCGGTCTGGCGCGCGATTTTTATCACCGCATCTACATGCACTATCAGAAACCGGAGGCCTGGGTGCAGCAGAAGAAGGACCAGTATGGCAACAAGGGGCAGGGCACACCGGCGATGGACGGCGAGAACCGCACGATGTGGATCTTTGAGCCGCATGCGGCGGAGCAGGTGTTTGAAGATTACGTCAAAGAGTTCGGTCTCGAAGTCGTGCGCGATGAGTGGCTGGACCGCGCGAAAGGCGTGAAGAAGGACGGCGACAAGATAGTCTCGATCACCACGCTCAGTGGCAAGACCTACGTGGGGAAGATGTTCATCGATGCCACCTATGAAGGCGATCTCATGGCCGCTGCGGGCGTGGATTACCACGTCGGGCGCGAGGCGAACAGCGTTTATGGCGAGGAGCACAACGGCATCCAGGTCGGCGTTCTGCATCACCGCCATCACTTCGGCGCGGTGAAGGAGAAGATCAGCCCCTACAAAGTGCCGGGCGATCCGAAGAGCGGCGTGCTGCCGCGCGTGAGTGCCGCAGACCCCGGCGTCAAAGGCGAGGGCGACAAGCGCGTGCAGGCCTACTGTTTCCGCAGTTGCTACACCACCGACCCGAGCAACCGCATCCCGTTTCCAAAGCCCGAGGGCTACGACGCCAGCCAGTATGAAATCCTCCTGCGCGTGCTGAACACCGGCTGGGGCGAGTTCTTTGAGAAGTTTGATCCGATCCCGAATCACAAGACCGACACGAACAACCACGGGCCCTTCAGCTTCGACAACATAGGCATGAATTACGATTACCCCGAGGCCAGCTACGAGCGCCGCAAAGAGATCATCGCCGAGCACCGCACTTATCAGCAAGGCTTGCTCTGGTTCGTCGCCAATGATCCCCGCGTGCCGAAGAAAGTGCAGGAAGAACTGCAAACGTGGGGCCTGCCGAAGGATGAATTCACCGACAACGGCAACTGGAGCCACCAGCTCTACATCCGCGAGGCGCGCCGCATGATCGGGCATTATGTGATGACCGAGAACGAGCTGCGCAAGAAGAAGCCCACGCCCGAGTCCGTCGGCATGGGCAGCTACACCATCGACAGCCACAACGTGCAACGCCACATCACGCCGGAAGGCTTGGTGCAGAACGAGGGCGACATCGGCGTGAGCACCAACGGCCCGTATGAGATCGCCTACGGCTCGCTGGTGCCGAAGAAAGGGCAGGGGAGCAATCTGCTTGTTCCCGTGGCCATGTCGGCCACGCACATCGCGTATGGCAGCATCCGCATGGAGCCGGTGTTCATGATCCTCGGCCAGAGCGCGGCCACGGCGGCGGTGCTGGCCATCGATGGCCATCTTCCGGTGCAGCAGGTGCCGTATGCGAAGCTGCGCGAGCAGTTGGTCAAGGACGGGCAGATTCTCGTATTCAGCGGGCCGAAGTCCTCACGCGGTGTCGATGCGAAGACGCTCAAGGGCATCGTGCTGGATGATCTCGACGCCAAGGTGACCGGTGACTGGAAAGAAAGCGGTGCAGCGAAGAATTTCATCGGCGATGGCTACCGTCACGACAACAACACGAAGGATGGCCAATGCAGCCTGCGCTTTGAGCCCAAGCTGACGAAAACCGGCACCTACCGCCTGCAACTGGCCGCACCGCCGAATAACAACCGTGCCAGCAATGCCCAGGTGTCAGTGCAGCACGCGGGAGGCGTGAAGGAACTGCTCATCAACCTCAAAGCTCCCAAGGAGGCCGAGGGCGTGTTCTGGATCGACCTCGGCGAATACGAGTGTGGTAACGACACCGCCATCACCATCAGCAACGCAGGCGCGGACGGCTACGTCGTCGTCGATGGTGTGCGCTGGCTGCCGGTGGAGGAGTGA
- a CDS encoding YHYH protein: MRFSRTITFPALLLRTSGVVFVSACLAASTQLPPSQVKITTDGKYRRIQANGIPDHTPGQFPNRNNPNVIAPQNYDYKVPLKPQVAGKPVAYRMQPFGIAVNGVVFDPFAAEWWKGDPGSGWQYEPHGGAINLGLDSSNAHVQPNGAYHYHGIPNGLLEKLGGDQPKMTLIGWAADGFPIYGPWGYSEAKDAGSGLKKLATSYAIKQGARPTGSPGGKYDGAFVNDYEYIEGAGDLDASNGRFGVTSEFPAGTYYYVLTNEYPFIPRQFAGTPDASFERRGPPGGGFGPPPGGRGRRGGPGMRPPPGFPPPPF; this comes from the coding sequence ATGAGGTTCTCCCGCACCATCACCTTCCCTGCACTGCTGCTCCGCACCAGTGGCGTCGTTTTCGTTTCGGCCTGTCTCGCCGCCTCCACGCAACTGCCACCGAGCCAGGTCAAGATCACCACGGATGGGAAGTACCGCCGCATCCAGGCGAACGGCATTCCTGATCACACGCCGGGGCAGTTTCCCAATCGCAACAATCCCAACGTCATCGCGCCGCAGAACTACGACTACAAGGTGCCGCTGAAACCGCAGGTGGCCGGGAAGCCGGTGGCCTACCGCATGCAGCCCTTCGGCATCGCCGTGAACGGTGTGGTGTTTGATCCCTTCGCCGCCGAATGGTGGAAAGGTGATCCCGGCAGCGGCTGGCAGTACGAACCGCATGGCGGCGCGATCAATCTCGGCCTCGACTCCAGCAACGCGCATGTGCAGCCAAACGGCGCGTATCATTACCACGGCATCCCGAACGGCCTGCTCGAAAAACTCGGCGGTGACCAGCCGAAGATGACGCTCATCGGCTGGGCGGCGGATGGTTTCCCGATCTATGGGCCGTGGGGTTACAGCGAGGCGAAGGATGCCGGCAGCGGCTTGAAGAAGCTCGCCACCAGCTACGCCATCAAACAAGGTGCACGGCCCACAGGCTCTCCCGGCGGCAAGTACGACGGCGCTTTCGTGAACGACTACGAATACATCGAAGGCGCGGGCGATCTCGATGCCAGCAACGGTCGCTTCGGCGTCACGTCGGAGTTTCCTGCGGGCACCTATTATTATGTGCTCACGAATGAGTATCCTTTCATTCCGCGTCAGTTTGCCGGCACGCCGGACGCCAGCTTTGAACGTCGAGGCCCGCCCGGCGGTGGATTCGGTCCGCCTCCTGGTGGTCGTGGCCGACGCGGCGGCCCCGGCATGCGCCCGCCGCCTGGATTTCCACCGCCTCCGTTTTGA
- a CDS encoding sulfatase — MRILLCLLALATLSPAAEKPLNILFCFADDWGRYASIYAEHEKFPSPNQVVKTPNIDRIAREGALFRRAYVNAPSCTPCRSALLSGRYFFNTGRAAILNGAVWDPAIPSFPLLLKDQGYHIGKAFKVWSPGDPADAPFGGQAHAYQKSGGRFNNFSEEVTKLVAGGTALDAAKQLMYDEVHGNFASFLTARPKNTPFLFWHGPTNVHRKWIKGSGQALWGINPDDLKGKLPKHLPDVPEFREDFASYLGEIQAFDAQVGVLVKQLEEAGELDNTVIVISGDHGAPGFPGGKCNLYDFGVNVTLAIRWPGQPGGRFIDDFVNLMDLSPTFMEIGGATIPPGVNGKSIVSVMKSGKSGQVETERDYVITGRERHVSIAREGNLPYPQRALRKDGILYIHNFKPERMPMGDYKNLTDSFTPAQDALENNTYEAFPDMDSSPAKAWLIAHRNDSQYKWHFDYAFAKRPQEELYDLSKDPAQMINVAAEPGYAEVKAKMAAELMTKLKAVGDPRVTADPVPFEHAPFTQDTKTSQQGKGKKGKGKAKAE; from the coding sequence ATGCGAATCCTGCTTTGCCTCCTTGCCCTTGCCACGCTCAGTCCTGCCGCTGAGAAGCCGTTGAACATCCTGTTCTGCTTTGCGGACGACTGGGGCCGCTACGCGAGCATCTACGCGGAGCATGAGAAGTTTCCGTCGCCGAATCAGGTGGTGAAGACACCGAACATCGACCGCATCGCCCGCGAAGGCGCGCTGTTCCGCCGTGCCTATGTGAATGCGCCGAGCTGCACGCCTTGCCGCAGTGCCTTGCTTTCCGGACGCTACTTCTTCAACACGGGACGCGCGGCCATCTTGAACGGCGCGGTGTGGGATCCGGCGATTCCGAGCTTTCCGCTGCTGCTGAAGGACCAGGGCTACCACATCGGCAAGGCCTTCAAGGTGTGGAGCCCGGGCGATCCGGCGGATGCTCCCTTCGGCGGGCAGGCGCACGCGTATCAGAAATCCGGCGGGCGCTTCAACAACTTCTCCGAGGAGGTCACGAAGCTCGTCGCAGGCGGCACGGCGCTCGATGCGGCCAAGCAACTGATGTATGACGAGGTGCATGGCAATTTTGCCAGCTTCCTCACCGCACGACCCAAGAACACTCCGTTCCTGTTCTGGCATGGGCCGACGAATGTGCATCGCAAGTGGATCAAAGGAAGCGGACAGGCGCTGTGGGGCATCAATCCCGATGATTTGAAGGGCAAACTGCCGAAGCATCTGCCGGACGTGCCGGAGTTCCGCGAGGACTTCGCCAGCTACCTCGGCGAAATCCAGGCCTTCGACGCGCAGGTGGGCGTTTTGGTGAAACAACTCGAAGAAGCAGGCGAACTCGACAACACCGTCATCGTCATCAGCGGCGATCACGGCGCACCCGGCTTCCCCGGCGGCAAATGCAACCTCTATGACTTCGGCGTGAACGTCACGCTGGCGATTCGCTGGCCCGGGCAGCCCGGCGGGCGTTTCATCGACGACTTTGTGAATCTCATGGACCTGTCGCCCACCTTCATGGAAATCGGCGGCGCGACGATTCCGCCCGGTGTGAACGGCAAAAGCATCGTCAGCGTCATGAAGTCCGGCAAATCCGGCCAGGTCGAGACAGAACGCGATTACGTCATCACTGGCCGAGAGCGGCATGTGAGCATCGCCCGCGAGGGCAACCTGCCCTACCCACAGCGCGCGCTGCGCAAAGACGGCATCCTCTACATCCACAACTTCAAACCCGAGCGCATGCCTATGGGAGACTACAAGAATCTGACCGACAGCTTCACGCCCGCTCAAGACGCGCTCGAAAACAACACCTATGAGGCCTTCCCGGACATGGATTCCTCACCCGCGAAGGCCTGGCTCATCGCGCATCGCAACGATTCGCAGTACAAGTGGCACTTCGACTACGCCTTCGCCAAACGTCCGCAGGAAGAGCTCTACGACCTCAGCAAAGACCCCGCGCAGATGATCAACGTTGCCGCCGAGCCGGGCTACGCCGAGGTGAAGGCAAAGATGGCCGCAGAACTGATGACGAAGCTCAAGGCTGTCGGCGATCCGCGTGTCACCGCCGATCCAGTGCCGTTTGAGCATGCGCCGTTTACGCAGGACACGAAGACCAGCCAGCAAGGCAAGGGCAAGAAGGGCAAAGGCAAGGCGAAGGCCGAGTGA
- a CDS encoding dienelactone hydrolase family protein, with protein MKTNRALLFISSLLCSASLVKAEIKETIVEYKSGDVVCEGLHVVDTAKTGKLPSVLIIHQWTGLSDNEKMRARMLAELGYNVFAADVYGKGIRPQPPAAGQEAGKYKTDRKLYRERMLAALAVLCQNPQTDSSKVAAIGYCFGGTGVIELARSGALLKGVVSFHGGLDSPTPADGKNIKGMLLVLHGAEDPFVPAKDIAAFEQEMKDAKVDYKLVSYPGAVHAFTQKAAGNDNSKGAAYNEAADKASWDEMKAFFARIFKADG; from the coding sequence ATGAAAACCAACCGCGCTCTGCTTTTCATCTCCTCGTTGCTTTGTTCCGCCAGCCTTGTGAAGGCCGAGATCAAGGAGACCATCGTCGAATACAAGTCCGGCGATGTGGTCTGCGAGGGGCTGCATGTCGTCGATACGGCGAAGACAGGCAAGCTGCCCTCGGTGCTCATCATCCATCAATGGACCGGCTTGAGCGACAACGAGAAGATGCGCGCCCGCATGCTGGCCGAACTGGGCTACAACGTCTTCGCCGCCGATGTATATGGCAAGGGCATCCGCCCGCAGCCACCGGCGGCAGGCCAGGAAGCCGGCAAGTACAAGACGGACCGCAAGCTCTACCGTGAGCGCATGCTGGCGGCGCTTGCGGTGCTGTGCCAAAACCCGCAGACCGATTCCTCGAAGGTGGCCGCCATCGGCTACTGCTTCGGCGGCACGGGTGTGATTGAACTGGCCCGCAGCGGGGCGTTGTTGAAGGGCGTGGTGAGTTTCCACGGCGGGCTCGATTCTCCAACGCCTGCCGACGGCAAGAACATCAAGGGCATGCTGCTCGTGCTGCATGGCGCGGAAGATCCCTTCGTTCCGGCCAAGGACATCGCCGCCTTCGAGCAGGAGATGAAGGACGCGAAGGTGGACTACAAGCTGGTGAGCTATCCCGGCGCGGTGCATGCCTTCACCCAGAAGGCCGCCGGCAATGACAACAGCAAAGGCGCCGCCTACAACGAAGCCGCCGACAAGGCCTCGTGGGACGAGATGAAGGCGTTCTTCGCGCGCATCTTCAAAGCTGACGGTTAA
- a CDS encoding PPC domain-containing protein: MSSIRHLFLTVASLVCATSVFAAYPTFTSTTPNGGQRGTEVKLTVTGSQLADFESLMFFSPGFTQKSVEKAENGKVELTIAIAPDVLPGNYLMRIRTKTGISHPRQFFVGIFPNVAEKEPNSDFETPQIINFNQTVEGVVQTEDVDYYKVTAKKGQRISVEVDGLRLGYTVFDPFLAIIDKDRFEKVISDDTILHRQDGYCSYVAEEDGDYSVMIRESSYRGGGNSFYRLHVGGFRRPDVVYPAGGKIGSKTKVRFIEREGSFEEEAQLPADIDPGYMIYSKTQEPAPSGNPFRLVNYDNVLEVEPNEDQAKATAAATGEPISLNGIIEKPGDVDYFKLPLKKGMTLEVQAFAQSLGSPLDSVVNIYNEKGGSLSGNDDGGGRRRLDSKFKIGIPADGNYFVRVTDHLERGGPNFVYRLELIAAEPEVFFASPQFTVNDTHYRQFIAVPKGGRYATLVNVSRVNVSGDYKFEAPNLPQGVKLLTDLAPKDLGNVPLLFEAAPDAPLGHQIVPVKLNPVDPANKIVGKLRQEFDVVRNGNVIYYTDVEDRLPVGVVEEAPYSLEIVKPAVPLVNNGILELKVVSKRKEGFKAPIRVLMIWKPNGISSLGEQTIAEGQNECTFQLDANGAAPAGTWNFTVMGEADAGAGRIYNASPFQQVITAPAYINAPAIPLVAVEQGKEAVMVAKLEQLLPFEGEATAQVLGVPDTIPIEPAKITKDTKEVAFKVKTDAKSPIGKQANLFVRVDVPVKGTNTTTIHRIALGSILRIDAPRKVVAPPPAAPVVAANKPKEEAKPAAPPAPKVLSRLEQLRQEAAGVKK; encoded by the coding sequence ATGTCCTCCATCCGTCATCTTTTCCTGACCGTTGCCTCGCTCGTGTGTGCCACGAGCGTTTTCGCCGCCTACCCCACCTTCACCAGCACGACGCCGAATGGCGGCCAGCGTGGCACGGAGGTGAAGCTGACTGTCACGGGCAGCCAGCTCGCCGATTTTGAGAGCCTGATGTTCTTCTCGCCCGGCTTCACCCAGAAGAGCGTGGAAAAGGCGGAAAATGGCAAAGTGGAACTGACCATCGCCATCGCGCCGGATGTGCTGCCGGGAAATTACCTGATGCGCATCCGCACGAAGACGGGCATCTCGCACCCGCGCCAGTTCTTTGTGGGCATCTTCCCGAACGTGGCGGAGAAGGAGCCGAACAGCGACTTTGAGACGCCGCAGATCATCAACTTCAACCAGACGGTGGAAGGCGTGGTGCAGACCGAGGACGTGGACTACTACAAGGTCACGGCGAAGAAGGGCCAGCGCATCTCGGTGGAGGTGGATGGCCTGCGTCTCGGCTACACGGTGTTTGATCCCTTCCTGGCGATCATCGACAAGGATCGCTTCGAGAAGGTGATCTCGGACGACACGATCCTGCACCGCCAGGACGGCTACTGCTCCTATGTGGCCGAGGAAGATGGCGACTACTCCGTGATGATCCGCGAGTCTTCGTATCGTGGTGGCGGCAATTCATTCTACCGCCTGCATGTGGGCGGCTTCCGTCGTCCCGATGTGGTCTATCCTGCCGGGGGCAAGATCGGCTCCAAGACGAAGGTGCGCTTCATTGAGCGTGAGGGTTCCTTTGAAGAAGAGGCCCAGCTTCCGGCGGACATCGACCCCGGCTACATGATCTACTCGAAGACCCAGGAGCCCGCGCCCTCCGGCAATCCCTTCCGTCTGGTGAATTATGACAACGTGCTCGAAGTCGAGCCGAACGAAGACCAGGCCAAGGCCACCGCCGCCGCCACGGGCGAGCCGATCTCGCTGAACGGCATCATCGAGAAGCCGGGTGACGTGGATTACTTCAAGCTGCCGCTCAAGAAGGGCATGACGCTGGAAGTGCAGGCCTTTGCGCAGAGCCTCGGCTCGCCGCTCGATAGCGTGGTGAACATCTACAATGAAAAAGGCGGCAGCCTCAGTGGCAACGATGACGGCGGTGGCCGCCGCCGCCTGGACAGCAAGTTCAAGATCGGCATTCCGGCCGATGGCAATTACTTCGTGCGTGTGACGGATCATCTGGAGCGCGGCGGGCCGAACTTCGTCTATCGCCTCGAACTCATCGCCGCCGAGCCGGAGGTGTTCTTCGCCTCGCCGCAGTTCACGGTGAATGACACGCACTACCGCCAGTTCATCGCCGTGCCGAAAGGCGGCCGCTATGCCACGCTGGTGAACGTTTCCCGCGTCAATGTGAGCGGCGATTACAAGTTCGAGGCGCCGAACCTGCCGCAGGGTGTCAAGCTGCTCACCGATCTGGCACCGAAGGATCTCGGCAACGTGCCGCTGCTTTTCGAGGCCGCTCCAGATGCCCCGCTGGGACATCAGATCGTGCCGGTGAAGCTCAATCCCGTGGATCCCGCCAACAAGATCGTCGGCAAGCTGCGCCAGGAGTTTGACGTCGTGCGCAATGGCAACGTGATCTATTACACGGACGTGGAAGACCGCCTGCCGGTCGGCGTCGTGGAAGAAGCGCCGTACTCGCTGGAGATCGTGAAGCCCGCCGTGCCGCTGGTGAACAACGGCATCCTGGAGCTCAAGGTTGTCTCCAAGCGCAAGGAAGGCTTCAAGGCACCGATCCGTGTGCTCATGATCTGGAAACCCAACGGCATCAGTTCTCTGGGCGAGCAGACCATCGCCGAAGGCCAGAACGAATGCACTTTCCAGCTTGATGCGAACGGTGCGGCTCCCGCTGGCACCTGGAACTTCACCGTCATGGGCGAGGCCGACGCGGGTGCTGGCCGCATCTACAACGCCTCCCCCTTCCAGCAGGTCATCACCGCCCCGGCCTACATCAACGCGCCTGCCATTCCGCTCGTCGCGGTGGAGCAGGGCAAGGAGGCCGTGATGGTGGCCAAACTGGAGCAGTTGCTGCCGTTTGAAGGCGAGGCCACTGCCCAGGTGCTCGGCGTGCCGGACACCATCCCGATCGAGCCTGCCAAGATCACCAAGGACACGAAGGAAGTGGCCTTCAAGGTGAAGACTGACGCGAAATCCCCCATCGGCAAGCAGGCCAATCTGTTTGTGCGCGTCGATGTGCCGGTCAAAGGCACCAATACCACCACCATTCACCGCATCGCGCTTGGCTCCATCCTGCGCATCGACGCTCCGCGCAAAGTGGTCGCTCCACCGCCCGCCGCGCCGGTCGTCGCCGCGAACAAGCCGAAAGAAGAGGCGAAGCCAGCCGCGCCGCCTGCCCCGAAAGTGCTGTCACGTCTGGAGCAGCTTCGTCAGGAAGCCGCCGGAGTGAAGAAGTAA